In Centropristis striata isolate RG_2023a ecotype Rhode Island chromosome 8, C.striata_1.0, whole genome shotgun sequence, the genomic window ctttttaatcatataatttggactttttatctcataatttggCGAAAACTAGAGAAAGGAGTCTCTGGTGTCAgttaatttggccttttttgtcctttttatcatataattttgaatatttatctCATATTTTCAACTTCTTATCTCATAATTTGGAGAAAACCAGAGAAAACGAGCCTCCAGTGGCagttaaatttgactttttaacaTATAATTTCGACTCTTTGTCTCATAATTTGGAGAAAACCAGAGAAAAGGAGCCTCTGATGGCagttaaatttgactttttatcataTAATTTCGTCTCTTTACCTCATAATTTGGAGAAAAGCAGATAGAGGAGCCTGTGGTGCCGTTAGAGGAGAACCATGTGGAGAACCCAGTGGACGCCCTGATGTGGAACCAGAACCAGGAGGTTCTAACAGCTGGAGACTGTAAACAAAATGGACTGAAACCAACCAGCTGCTGTAAAGTCTGGTCCTCCAGCAGAACAGAACCGGTCCAGGTTTCTGCTGGTAAATAAAAGACGACCgctctgacttcctgtctgcttCTCTGTGACTCATTCATCACGTCGAGGAGGAGAACCAGCCATTGTTGAGGAGGAACCCCTCCCAGTGGGTCTCTGCTGGTTCCCACCAAACCAGCCCACAACTGGGAATAAACACACTTTGTGGTTCATGAAAAGGCCGAAAAAACGAGCCTCCAAGCACCCAGTGAACCCCCCATCCCCCCGGTCTGAGCCACATTCAAACATAAACAACACGGTGTTCCGGCCCGCCTGGTCCCCGAGTTAACTGGTGACTTCCGGGgtaaatgtgtctgtttttaaatacaaaatcacACTTAAACCCGAGataatatttcactttttaattaaaaaataactagaTAAAGAGAGCAGACACGAAACGAGCCTCCCGTGGCTGTTAAATTTagccttttttgtcatattttcgGTTTTTTTTACCTCATAATTTGGAGAAAACCAGAGAAACAAGCCTCTGTTGGCAGCtaatttggccatttttgtcataatttcgactttttaccTTATCATTTTCACTATTTATCatataatttcgactttttgtctcataatttaaggaaaaccagaaaaaaaacgagCCTCCGGCCACCTATTCGCTCTCTTTGTGTCTCCCTGCAGCTCTTCCTGTCACCAGATAATCCGGCCACCAGACCAACCGGAACACCGCTTCCAGACCAGAAAAACACgaaaaaaaaatggctgaaaTTATTAAACCATAGCTCCCAGTCCTGTGGATTCAACTCTGACcagtctcagtgtgtgtgtccgtaCGGGGCCCGGTCCCCCCGGGGCCCCCGGGGCCCCCGGGCCCTGTCTGCCCCCCTGTGAGTCCCTCATGTCGGCATCAGCTCGGCACATTGTCCGCCGTGGGGCCGAAGTCTCCTGCGGGGAACTGCAGCCTCCTCACGGCCTCCTTCACCAGGTTCCCCGATAGAATGAGCTCCTGCAGGAGGCGGTGCGGGTCCTCCTCCTGCACCACGGTGATCCTCTTTCTGCTCCACGGTCTGATTTGGTCCCAGTCCCGGTGGGTTCCCGTGGAGGACCCACCGGGGATCCGGTACGGGCTCGCCCTGCTACTGCCGCCGGTGCGCCCTCCGAGTTTTACGCAGCTTTTAcgcgctcctcctcctcctcctgctgcacctcctcctcctcctcctgccgcGTCCACGCCGCCGGCCGCCTTGCCGCCGCCGTGGAGGCAGGCCACGGACACGGACACGCTCTTCTGGCTGCTGCTGTGCAGCTGCAGCGCCTCTCCGATCTTGGTGACCAGCGCGTCCACCTCCTTGGAGCTCCCGGTGACCGACTGCTCCAGGAAGATGTAGTTCTCCTTCCGACACGGcatcctgtctgcctgtctgtctgtctgtctgtctgtctgccggggtgtgtgtctgcctgctgCGGGCTCTAGGAGCCTGTCCCTcggtgtgtgtgtcggtgtgtcGGGTCCCGGAGCTCCGGGCTCCTCGTCTCTCTCCAACACGCCGCTCCGACCAGACAACAGCCGTTCATTTGTAAACAATGGATGACGCGCTGCGGACTGAACCACTTTCACTACcaggaggggggggaggggtTAAAACAAGgaatacatcacacacacacagagccctgGTGGCAGTTCatgttgactttttatctcataattttgactttttatctcataattttgaattttgaagtcataatatttactttttaactcATAATTTCGAGAAAACCAGAGAAACGAGCCTCTGTTGGCAGTTATTTTcgacttttttgtcataatttcgactttttatgtcatcatttcgactttttatctcatagttttgaattttatctcatgatttttaattttcatcacataatttcgactttttatctaatcattttgaatttttctcacataatttttaattttcatcacataatttcgactttttatctaataattttgaatttttctcacataatttcgactttttatctagtacttttgttttttttatttaataatttcgAGAAAACCAGAGAAACGAGCCTCAGGTGGCAGTTATTTTCgactttttgtcataatttcgactttttatctcatcatttcaACTTTTAATCTCAAAGTTTTgaattttatctcataatttcgactttttatctaatcattttgaatttttaccgcattattttgaatattcatcacataattttgactttttatcttatcattttgaatttttctcacatcatttttaattttcatcacataatttcgactttttatctaataattttgaatttttatcacataatttcgactttttatctagtaatttttatttttttatttaataatttcgAGAAAACCAGAGAAACGAGCCTCTGGTGGCAgttattttcaacttttttgtcataatttcgactttttatctcatagtttttaattttatctcataatttttaattttcatcacataatttcgactttttatctaatcattttgaatttttctcacataatttttaattttcatcacataatttcgactttttatctaataattttgaatttttatcACATAATATCGACTTTTTATctagtaattttgatttttttatttcgtAATTTCGAGAAAACCAGAGAAACGAGCCTCAGGTGGCAGTTATTTTCgactttttgtcataatttcgactttttatctcatcatttcgactttttatctcatagttttgaattttatctcataatttcgactttttatctaataattttgaatttttctcacataatttttaattttcatctcataatttcgactttttatctcatcattttgaatttttatcacataatttcgactttttatctagtaattttgaatttttatttcataatttcgaGAAAACCAGAGAAACGAGCCTCTGGTGGCAgttattttcaacttttttgtcataatttcgactttttatctcatagtttttaatttttatctcatagtttttaattttatctcataatttcgactttttatctaataattttgaatttttaccGCATTATTTTGAATATTCATCACATAATTTCGACCTTTTGGCTCatcattttgaatttttctcacataattttgaatattcatcacataatttcgactttttatctagtagttttgattttttatttcataatttcgaGAAAACCAGAGAAACGAGCCTCTGGTGGCAgttattttcaacttttttgtcataatttcgactttttatctcataatacaaaataaaaaataaaataataaaatcacacagacacacacaacccGCACATGAATACTATTGCGAGTATATTAtcatacttttttatatttatattttatatttttatattttatagtcTTTTAACGTAAAAAAGTGAGCCGTTACGTTGTGTCTGTGACGTGTTTTCCCGCCACACCCCCGCCACGCGGCGGAGTTGGTCTGCTCCATTCAAACGGACATTACATAACTCATAACTGtctctgctgcaaaacaaacaaagcgtTTCTGTTAGAGGAGAAAATCACACCCAATACACCCAAAATCACATGAATATATCATATTAACATATCAATCATATTCATTAGGGTGCAACTatcgattattttcattatcaattaatctgtgGATAGTTGTTTGGTCGataaaaggtataaaaatatcaatcaaatctcttgttttgtccacaaaccaaagagatattcagtttattatcataaaggaataaaaaaaaaccagaaatattcacattgaagaagctgaaattagagaatttggatttattgtctttaaaaaaaacctgctcaaaccaattattagattattgttcaattaatagaaacattgttgcagctctagcaacaatacaaagtaaaataattgtaataaatgaataaaatataatacatatcaTGGCACATTCTCCACTAGtatatgttgttttattcatttatatatatttattattatttgttttatttcattaaggGTTAGAAATAGTATCCACTCCACTTATTCGATTATCAAGATATTATCACTGTTACTGTGTccaaatatttgtttgttttattttatggttgcATCACATTCACACAATGTCACAATGTCACTCTAATATCACATATTATCATTTTGATAGCAGCTGATATCAACACGCTGGTGTTAAACTGGTGAAATCACACGTTCTGATAGCTGTAAAAACAGATCTGACCCCTAAAAGATAAAGAAATGGTCACAGATTTGATACTAATGTTGATTTTCATGTATCaacctttgtttttgtttgtttgttggccTCAAATTCAGTTCTAAATGTTGTCAAAATATGTCACCCTATTGAAGAAATGCCTTAAAAGGGTGATAAAATGACTAAACTATCAAAAGAAATCATCTTAATCTATTCAAAGACAGATCTGCACACTGGAAATATGtattcaaatgtaaatataaacataaagtcAGTGTAAATACACAgatgcagggtgtgtgtgtgtgtgtgtgtgtgtgtgtgtgtgggaacacggtgtacatttctgtttctgagaagcagcagcagcagctaaacCTGCTGCTCCAGTCACAGAGAGCCTCATGACCATATAAGGAGCTACTATCACTGCACCACGTGGCcgctcagccaatcacagagcagcctgccgctccctgtgtgtgtgtgtgtcaatggaGCTGTAGATGTCTATGGGAGCAGCAGCCATAGAGGTCTATGGGAGCAGCAGCCATAGAGGTCTATGGGAGCAGCAGCCATAGAGGTCTATGGGAGCAGAAACcaacaatgaaaacaagacaaaccGTCATCACTTCCTCTAACAGAAAACAATCAACATTCATGACTTgatcataattttgactttttaatctcataatttttactttttatatcatttgagatacaaattcaaatgagattcaaattctttttttcaatttgtgtctcaTGTTATGAATTTTTAACTCAtcattgtgactttttaagtattttcatCTGATAATGTTGAATTTATATctcataatttttattttttatctcataattttgacattttatcgaatagttttgacttttcatctcacaatttcgactttttagctaatcatttttttcatctgatgattttgattttaatatctcataattatgactttttaatcttGTTATTTTTACCATAATTGCGACTTTTTAGCTCACAATTATGGATTTTTAGGTCATCATTAAGgcttttatctcatattttttacttttttcttataattttgacattttatctgATAATTTCTAACTTTGTATCccatatttttaacttttttctcctaattaggactttttttctcatattgtgactttttgtttcataattttgactttttaactcattatttctttttttaaactcataatttcaggtttttatctcataatttagcCTTTTTCTAAAATCGAGACGCCTCGTCATCACTTCctcaaacagaaaacaaaaacaaacaaacactcctGACTTTAATCGACTCCTTCAAGTTAAAGCACTCTCAtcgtttatttattgatttattttctatttttatcctTTATCCTCTAACTGCCTCTGAGATTAGATTAAACTGTAATGTTGAACAGGAATGAAAACTCGCTGCCATGTGAAATATTATCTGTGGTTGTAAAAGCAGCAAATAAAGATTTAATGACCTCTTTAACGTGTCATAGCGGGaataacaaattaattattaacaCGGAGAAAAAGGGAGTTATTTTACAGGAAGTTATTTTACAGGAattaactgtattattttacagcatttcccccttttttcaacaccattaaaatgtttatttatataataatattttataaaattatttttattacaattattaaaaagcagttaaaatatctatattaatatacatcatagattttcttttttgcagtattATTCAGttgtttaatgaaaaaaatacacatcataatgctacatgtttttttaaaaaagaggctcataattatgagataaaaagttgaaaggAAGGAACCTTAATTTTATCTAAAAAATtctactttttatctcatattttggCTTTTCATGtcataatttaaagtttttctctcatctttttaatcatgattttgacttttatctcatatttttgatttttttatcacataatttagactttttatctaataaattagactttttatctcataatgtgttatatttatctcataattatgactttttatctcataattaggACTTTTTATCAtataattttgaatatttatcCCATAATTTTGAATTTATATCTTGtaatttttccttttatctcataattaggACTTTTTATCAtataattttgaatatttatcCCATAATTTTGAATTTATATCTTGTAATTTTTCCTTTTATcccataattttgactttttatcgcataattttgactttttatctcataattttgacttaaaATGGCAGACTTGGTTCCTGCTGCAACGTTGAGTTTCTTTTCTCTGGAACGTTGTGTCGACATCAGGAGGAAGTTGATCTGAGAacttcctcctctttcatcTTTTCCGCTCAGTGAGTCAGCAGCAACGACAGTAAACAGAACACATTGTTCACAAGTTCACAAGTTCACACAGGTTCCCTGAACGCACCGCCACCTCAGGAAcctgtgtgtgcgcgtgtgtgtttgtatatctgtgtgtgtgtgtgactttttatctgataattttgacttttttaaatcataatttcaacttttcatCTCATAATTTTAACTTGTCTCAaaattttgactatttattttataattttgactttttatctcaaaattttaaacttttttttatcataatttaaactttttatctcacaattctgactttttatctcataataaggactttttaaaattctaatctCGACttcatctcataattttgatttttttttatcaggatttaaactttttatctcataattttgacttcaTCTCATAATTAAAACTTTTCACTTTTCAACTTTTCTCAACTTTTCATCTGAtagtaattttaacttttttatgacAATCTcgattttatctcataatttcgatttttttaaatctcataatttcaactttttatcaggatttcaactttttatctcataatttcaactttatatttcaaaatgtacactttttatcataattttgcctttttatcTGATACTTTAGACTTATTTATCTCATAATAACAACTTTATTCCCACCTCTGTGACTATTCTGGTTCTTAGTGTATCTTTAAACCTGAACTCCTCTCAGCGGCTACAAATCCCTTAAACTTTCCGtttgcagcttttattttggcggGGCGTCCAGGGTGCCGGGGTGAATGAGAGCgagcagaaaagaaaacaggCCTTCAGCCACACCGTCAACTCTGATAGCAGTTGGACGGCTGCCAACAGCTCGGTTCACCGAGTTTATCCTccattcagagagagagagagagagagagagagagagagagagagagagagagagagagagagagagagagactcgcCCCTCGCTCCCTCAGAGGAATGTGAGGAGTTTGCTCATGGCAGGAAGTAAAATCAAAGGCTGGTTTGTTGCTGCAGCTGTAAACATGATCACAGCCTGTTAGCAGCAAACTGAGCAgcaaagttgttgttgttgttgttgttgtgactcGACGATAcgtgatttttgtttgttgttacaACATAGGTcccaaacttgcggcccgcgggccaattgtggccctcggggtgatattttgtggcccccaccttgatatgaaagtttaatgtgagttttatatgaatggcactttaccgtgttgtgagtggaaggtccctttaattactgtttttgggtaattttgtgtctttttttggtaattttgtgtctcttttggtcattttgtgtcttttttttgtaattttgtcggtttttaaaataattttgtgtattttttttcgtaattttgtgtcttttttaataattttgtgtcttttttaaataattttgtgtctttttttaataatttagtgtcttttttaataatgttggggtttttttcagtaattttgtgtcttttttaaaataatttggtgtcttttttaaataatgtctgtttttcggtcattttgatactgcctccagcggcccccaggtaattagagttagAGACCCCTGTGTTACAACGTGACGGTGTCCCCCAGGGCAGCGAGCCAGGACCCCTAAAGAATGGCTGCTTCCCCAGGAACATGGTGGAGGAACAGAAcggcacaaaaaaaaatccacagagctgagaggagaggacaggagaggctgtttacacagagcagagaggagaggacattttgatgttttatcTCATAATGTCAGCTTTTTACcccataatttcaactttttatctcataattttgactttatacgggcaaaaaaaaaaatctcaacaaaGCCAAGTTTCCAGTATTGAGACTTCGCTGCAATACAACGATATGTTTTTGTCAATTCATAGTAAAATATTCACACACGTGTTTTCTCTCCACATGTTATGGAAATGAACCAACGCATGAAGAAACAGTTTTTGCCTGAAGAGTCTCACAGTTTAATGTTTTCATAATTACATAATGTGAAACATCCTGCAgccacacagtgtgtgtgtgtgtgtgtgtgtgtgtgtgtgagctgcagaTGTACATGTTCGgagcctccttcctcctccttcgtcttcctcctccccctcgTGCCGCTCTGGGAGATAAACACAGATTATGTAATGTCAGTTTGTAAAACTGCAACGAGCCGATCGCTTCACCTCGACTCTCTCAATGTACAGAGTCTGTTACATAACACTGTTTCACAcactgtctgagtgtgtgtgtgtgtgtgtgtgtgtgtgtgtgtgtaaggttgTGCTGACTGCAGATCTTTGTGTTCAGAAGCAGCCAGCGTTCCTCCCACCAGCCACAATATATCAAGTGACTCCTGACTGAGTGTATTTTTACTTTCTGTGTGCACGGCTGTGTTCCTCTGTGGgatgcaacaaaaataaatcattttaaaagtttttttttttttttttttaattaagggaaaatgcaggaaaaatacttttattacaatatataatataatataatatattgtattatattaataaattaataaattaataaatttatttatttatttatttatttatttatttatttatttatttatttattcattcattcattcattcattcattcattcattcattcattcattcattcatttatttacaaattATATTTACTGGGTTTTGCCAGAAAAACACGgaaacatcaaataaaaaaaacattaaaaataaattaaaaataatattgattatatgaatcgctgttttttattttaatcaccaatatttttaaattatatttattgggttttgcCAGAATAACACTGatacatcaaattaaaaaaacattaaaaagaaataaaaaataacattaaatatattaattgctgttttttattttaattaccaatatttttttttattaaaggaaaatgcagaaaaaaatgctgttattacaaatatttacaaattatatttattgggttttgcCAGAATAACACTGATAcatcaaatgaataaaaataaataaataactttactAACTTCTGTCCTGTGCAAGGTATCATTTGATTTGaagtatgacttttattttttcagattttggacatcccattatatgatgtttttctggCATTTCTGGCCATGTTATGAtctaatatgtttcaacagagcataattgggccatttaacgtattttcaggcattttcaattttgaccatttttgacaataaTCGacataactattttttttgaggggctcatttttggacatcccataatatggtgtttttctgtaatttctggcaaTATGATGCTCTAATACTTATCaccagactgtaattgacccatttaacgtatttttaggcattttaaaaaatgtcaatttttgaTGAAAATCTACATGCTATATatgactttcagtttttggatatcccaaaatatggtgggttttttggctatttttggacaaactatactatgacatgtttcaacagactataatggaCCCATTTGAAGGATCTTTAGgcattttgaccatttttgacaacattttttggccagtttatagctttattgatagagatATTAatagtgaaagggggagacagactGGACATGCATTAAAGGGCTGCAAGCCAGATTTGAACCTGGGACGCCTGCTTGTGAGGACAAAGCCTCTGTGGTGATAGTTCTACCAGTTGTTCCACCAAGACGCCCCAGTATGAGTTTTTATTGAGGGGatcatttttctgtaatttctgggtatattatgctctaatatgtatcaacagactataactgACCCGTTTTCGTTTCttaaattatgttattttactctcagtgaagaattgtaaatgttggctCCAAATCTAACATGGAAGAGGTCAAATGAGGAGAAGgtctagttttatattttattctaaatatatttgagtttatcTAAGCTTTGACTTGTTctatcttcatcaaacacaaagtgtgtgtcagcaggaaacacgctgctgaaggttttacagctggacgtcctccagaatactgtcaatgattgtttgatagaatcagcagtggaaacaaaccttcactcatttctacctttaatctcacctgcacaacttgatgcttcttttctgtttcctctgaaaaataaaacaacaaaatttaaaaaagaaaaaaaaggaatgagAAAGGGAATtctaatgtataaaatgttcTCCAAAAAGAATAAAGTTTATTCAGCAGTGGAAATAAAACTTTTAAGATGTGAGTCACTCACATGCTGCAGGAGGGTTTCTACCTCAGAATGACTGATAGTTAATTTTTGActatctgacctttgacccctgactaCAGTTTCTATTGTCCAAACTGAGTATTTATGAATGATTCAGAAATGATAATATCAGATGTCAGAGACTGTCCCAATGTTGTGCCAGGGGAGAGTTTTTCTAGAGAATGAGGTCAGTAGTGAGATAAAGTGAAGAGAATCTGATAAGCATCAGTCAAGCTAAAAGGCCTCAGCGTGACgacaagtgtgtgtctgtgtttgtgttaatgAACATGCTGTATGCATGAGAGGCGTTCATGGTCAAagtgttccagcagcctgcagcagctggtatcttctcacctgcacacagatcaTATCGGCTCATCTGAGGCCAAACTAGAACAC contains:
- the gbp gene encoding glycogen synthase kinase binding protein; this translates as MPCRKENYIFLEQSVTGSSKEVDALVTKIGEALQLHSSSQKSVSVSVACLHGGGKAAGGVDAAGGGGGGAAGGGGGARKSCVKLGGRTGGSSRASPYRIPGGSSTGTHRDWDQIRPWSRKRITVVQEEDPHRLLQELILSGNLVKEAVRRLQFPAGDFGPTADNVPS